In one Lycium barbarum isolate Lr01 chromosome 7, ASM1917538v2, whole genome shotgun sequence genomic region, the following are encoded:
- the LOC132602769 gene encoding uncharacterized protein LOC132602769, giving the protein MGNDHPNRVLINKQMLLENNQTEGNKYKESNPGSDIILKVSKATLAEGKRRFLRMYICFDALKKGFRAGLRPFIDLDGTFLKGKAKGKMLTVVAQDSMNHFYPIAWAVVDKETKATWLWFLELLEKSLNLNNGEGITLISDMQKGLIEAIQQALPAALHSTYKEELDGHLKTLGDLSEEAKDHLLDYQIETWCRTFFDTVARTRKWKIIWLNHSNSWILVPRHKGIIGMLEEIRIKVMEMVSNNEEEVLTWATEWSPESIEMYNEFQKIANRCTLHFNGDYGFEGSEENDKHIVNSSNKKCTCRVWDLTRIPL; this is encoded by the exons ATGGGGAACGACCATCCAAATAGGGTGTTAATAAACAAACAAATGTTGCTGGAAAACAATCAAACAGAAGGCAACAAATACAAG GAGAGTAATCCTGGAAGTGATATCATCCTCAAGGTTTCAAAAGCTACACTTGCGGAAGGCAAAAGAAGATTTTTGAGGATGTACATTTGTTTTGATGCTCTGAAGAAGGGGTTTAGGGCAGGACTGAGACCCTTTATTGACTTGGATGGGACCTTTTTGAAAGGTAAAGCCAAAGGTAAAATGTTAACTGTTGTTGCTCAAGACTCAATGAACCACTTTTATCCCATTGCTTGGGCTGTTGTGGACAAAGAAACCAAAGCTACTTGGCTTTGGTTCTTGGAATTGCTCGAGAAATCTCTGAACCTCAACAATGGAGAAGGGATAACATTAATCTCAGACATGCaaaag GGACTAATTGAAGCAATCCAACAAGCTCTACCTGCTGCTTTGCACAG CACCTATAAAGAGGAGTTGGATGGTCATCTGAAGACATTGGGTGATTTGTCAGAAGAAGCCAAAGACCACTTGTTGGACTACCAAATAGAAACTTGGTGTAGGACTTTCTTTGACACAGTTGCAAGAACCAGAAAGTGGAAAATAATTTGGTTGAATCATTCTAACTCCTGGATATTGGTACCTAGACACAAAGGTATCATTGGGATGCTTGAGGAAATAAGAATAAAGGTGATGGAGATGGTGAGCAACAATGAAGAAGAGGTGTTGACTTGGGCTACTGAATGGAGTCCAGAATCTATAGAAATGTACAATGAATTTCAGAAGATTGCTAATAGGTGTACTTTACATTTCAATGGTGATTATGGGTTTGAGGGGAGTGAAGAGAATGACAAGCACATTGTCAATTCGTCTAATAAGAAGTGCACTTGCAGGGTGTGGGACCTCACTAGAATCCCATTGTAA
- the LOC132602055 gene encoding uncharacterized protein LOC132602055, translating to MAFDYVISPPLIINYNDDDMAQIHANVKLTVFIQLFGRKMGCYQLGSCLHGFFKLDGRVEVTEHGHCRYSAKFSSQGDYDRAIQRSSWRISDHHVIEVYKWKPNFQFGKVPLLAVGDFVEARVEGLPVEYCIDNAVFKIGNAVCEPLGCPVYMVDTSNGKTPRFWFPLIGSTCLDLPLHVQIASGPLVGLSYSRAQQCYHCGRYGHFRKTCPELNQRTRSPNWATPSNSGPTRVQRPHLGRQPAPVSYVSPRTSYPAETHEGTTSPEESHEGTTSAGETHEGTTSSEESHEETTSSEGSHEETTSSEGSHEEITSSEESHEGTTSSITPFSPIEFFASSSGSTSPSRPIEEMKMSPKGAMLVENGMESKPKCYNMGEEVSGIDVAVRVSHLNYQRGNQRWVSITPRAGDGPRCSKKLLCISIENAEDRNAIRAIKDTCYENDVSMAIVFDKSSVLSNDDRIVRCFGFSASYCAEMTFRRFREDGSAVDVKGNCLLMWNAEELRVNVSPVSYGNTPLLSQHLEFNASWVVSESDSDESSNGFSSSEGEGSIGSSVSSDEYSRNGDTDSDESSLFSSAGEGVSNESSTSFSSSNESSIFLPNGATDSEGSSLFSTDAEEISNGSSAPSSSEEGSDSFILSPNGE from the exons ATGGCCTTTGATTATGTTATTTCTCCACCTTTGATCATTaactataatgatgatgatatggcTCAGATCCATGCAAATGTTAAGCTTACTGTTTTTATTCAACTGTTTGGTAGAAAAATGGGATGTTATCAGCTTGGTTCTTGTCTTCATGGCTTTTTCAAACTTGATGGACGTGTTGAAGTGACTGAACATGGTCATTGCAG GTACTCTGCCAAGTTCTCCAGCCAGGGGGATTATGATCGAGCTATTCAGAGAAGTAGCTGGCGGATTTCAGATCACCATGTCATCGAGGTTTATAAATGGAAGCCTAATTTCCAATTCGGTAAAGTGCCACTTCTTGCTGTTGGAGACTTTGTGGAAGCCCGCGTGGAAGGGCTTCCTGTTGAATACTGCATAGACAACGCTGTCTTTAAAATTGGCAATGCTGTTTGCGAGCCTTTGGGTTGCCCGGTCTATATGGTTGATACTTCGAATGGTAAAACTCCTCGATTTTGGTTTCCATTGATAGGTTCAACATGTTTGGATCTTCCTTTGCACGTTCAGATAGCCAGTGGTCCACTTGTGGGATTGTCTTATTCTCGGGCACAGCAATGCTATCATTGTGGTAGATATGGACACTTCCGCAAGACTTGTCCTGAGCTCAATCAACGGACAAGATCTCCCAACTGGGCTACACCTTCCAACTCTGGTCCAACTCGAGTCCAACGTCCTCATTTGGGTCGACAACCAGCCCCAGTTTCTTATGTGTCACCACGAACCTCGTACCCTGCAGAAACTCATGAAGGAACCACAAGTCCAGAAGAAAGTCATGAAGGAACCACAAGTGCGGGAGAAACTCATGAAGGAACCACAAGTTCAGAAGAAAGTCATGAAGAAACCACAAGTTCGGAAGGAAGTCATGAAGAAACCACAAGTTCGGAAGGAAGTCATGAAGAAATCACAAGTTCGGAAGAAAGTCATGAAGGAACCACAAGTTCGATCACGCCATTTTCTCCTATAGAGTTCTTCGCCAGCTCCTCGGGTAGCACTAGTCCCTCGAGGCCAATTGAAGAAATGAAAATGAGTCCTAAGGGTGCTATGCTTGTTGAGAATGGAATGGAAAGTAAGCCGAAGTGTTACAATATGGGAGAAGAGGTTTCTGGAATCGACGTTGCTGTGAGAGTCTCTCATTTGAATTATCAAAGGGGAAATCAGCGCTGGGTTTCCATAACTCCCCGTGCTGGCGATGGGCCCCGTTGCTCCAAGAAATTGCTTTGCATAAGCATTGAGAATGCTGAGGACCGGAATGCAATCCGTGCAATAAAGGACACGTGCTATGAAAATGATGTTTCAATGGCGATTGTATTCGATAAATCCTCTGTGCTAAGCAACGATGATCGAATTGTCAGGTGCTTTGGTTTCTCTGCTTCTTATTGTGCAGAAATGACATTTCGAAGGTTCAGAGAAGATGGCTCAGCAGTGGACGTGAAGGGTAATTGCTTGCTGATGTGGAACGCGGAAGAACTTCGTGTTAATGTTTCCCCTGTATCGTATGGTAATACACCACTGTTGTCCCAACATCTCGAATTTAATGCCTCGTGGGTGGTTAGTGAATCCGATTCAGATGAATCATCCAATGGTTTTTCGAGTTCTGAAGGAGAAGGCTCAATCGGTTCATCTGTTTCTAGCGATGAATACTCTCGAAATGGAGACACAGATTCAGATGAATCCTCTTTGTTTTCTTCTGCTGGAGAAGGAGTTTCAAATGAATCTTCCACCTCGTTTAGTTCTAGCAATGAATCGTCTATTTTTCTTCCAAATGGAGCTACAGATTCGGAGGGATCCTCTTTGTTTTCGACTGATGCTGAGGAAATTTCCAACGGATCATCTGCTCCTTCTAGTTCTGAAGAAGGAAGTGATTCATTTATTCTTTCTCCTAATGGTGAATAG